The following proteins come from a genomic window of Corallococcus sp. NCRR:
- a CDS encoding sigma factor-like helix-turn-helix DNA-binding protein, whose protein sequence is MSEVKQLQEGEGGNEEEQPAERRRSKTMSRKEMARDLRRRRLAGQLDPEEAETLKLVDEQRPRTRADCINGPRPCLFVSCKHNLYLDVNPETGSIKLNFPDKEITELEHTCALDVAEKGGITLEEVGEIMNLTRERIRQVETRGLMKLREATEAEPPVSARKP, encoded by the coding sequence ATGTCGGAAGTGAAGCAGCTGCAGGAGGGCGAGGGGGGGAATGAGGAGGAGCAGCCCGCGGAACGCCGGCGCTCCAAGACGATGTCGCGCAAGGAGATGGCGCGCGACCTGCGCCGGCGCAGGCTCGCCGGCCAACTGGACCCGGAAGAGGCGGAGACCCTCAAGCTCGTGGACGAGCAGCGGCCGCGCACCCGCGCGGACTGCATCAACGGCCCGCGCCCGTGCCTCTTCGTGTCCTGCAAGCACAACCTCTACCTGGACGTGAACCCGGAGACGGGCTCCATCAAGCTCAACTTCCCGGACAAGGAAATCACGGAGCTGGAGCACACCTGCGCCCTGGACGTGGCGGAGAAGGGCGGCATCACGCTGGAGGAGGTGGGGGAGATCATGAACCTCACCCGCGAGCGCATCCGCCAGGTGGAGACGCGCGGCCTGATGAAGCTGCGCGAGGCCACGGAGGCCGAGCCTCCCGTGTCTGCTCGCAAGCCCTAG
- a CDS encoding MerR family transcriptional regulator, whose product MESMDLLAPEELERIERENAGGLPANAILEIFRPRGVRLSEATFRKYVQAGLLPRSRRVGRKGKHQGSLGLYPVEAVRRINVIKKMMAEGHTLEDIRRSFVFHRNHIDQLQRDLSEVLDGFQEELGGRPLGGERRRSLEAQLATLRQRAQDLVRDVARLGSAVTAREDETLRPQ is encoded by the coding sequence ATGGAATCGATGGACCTGCTTGCGCCCGAGGAACTCGAGCGCATCGAGCGCGAAAACGCGGGAGGCCTGCCCGCGAACGCGATCCTGGAAATCTTCCGGCCCCGGGGCGTGAGGCTCTCGGAGGCGACGTTCCGGAAGTACGTCCAGGCCGGTCTGCTCCCCCGCAGCCGCCGTGTGGGCCGCAAGGGGAAGCACCAGGGCAGCCTGGGCCTCTACCCGGTGGAAGCGGTGCGGCGCATCAACGTCATCAAGAAGATGATGGCCGAAGGACACACCCTGGAGGACATCCGCCGCTCCTTCGTGTTCCACCGCAACCACATCGACCAGCTCCAGAGGGACCTGTCGGAGGTGCTGGATGGGTTCCAGGAGGAGCTGGGAGGACGGCCCCTGGGAGGAGAACGCAGGAGGTCACTCGAAGCCCAGTTGGCAACGCTCAGGCAACGGGCGCAGGATCTGGTCCGGGATGTCGCCCGGTTGGGCAGCGCCGTCACGGCGCGCGAAGACGAAACGCTCCGGCCACAATAG
- a CDS encoding serine/threonine protein kinase has protein sequence MTLEAGTHVGKYVVRRKLAEGGMAEIFLCTARGPEGFEKEVVIKRVRSFLASDPDFVQMFIAEARLASRLNHANVVQIFDFDKHEDTYYLAMEYVRGCSLWELRKRSKEAMTPMPPVLVAHIGVEVARGLHYAHRLRVNGELLNLVHRDVTPHNVLVSYDGAVKLTDFGIAKAGNKLTNPGVLKGKFAYMSPEQARGESVDVRTDVFALGVVLWELLTGGRLFQGDSEIAVLRAVQESTIVPPARLNPDVPPDLDAAIRRALERDLSKRFQTAGELERALAQCVLNHARSVDDTDVGAFVRPLFPIAASNQALPALPERTALQDGALPAPGEPPREPTAVMPSREHASGAKRGVSPDEDRHGTTLVLSRDEPAQNGRPPQPTPQMPLQSMGREAPLARRSESREVPAARDRAAEDDGASASHSEDWAGSSEDDSASANHSEDWDGSSAAGALASHSEDWAGSSDAGAPASRRSEDGGSRSAASARRAEASSRKPDTASERQAGASGRPDTASARRAGSSGKADAAAASRGALVGDDLSGADDRELDTVSATEPGPPVAPGRKRALWAGAAALGLAGLVGVLAVARSNTGARDAGQGSPPAQATAPAVTPPPTTAPAANPPPAEPARAPSTEAVNAELEGQRREAALTPPPSTEPATPAATPTADPATEPPAAEAAKAMGTLQVKATPYATVFLGAKRLGDVQGRASYKVPAGTYSVTFQHPTSKKTFTVVVPADGTVQQEFRASRGR, from the coding sequence GTGACGCTCGAGGCAGGCACCCACGTCGGCAAGTACGTCGTGCGCCGCAAGCTCGCCGAAGGGGGCATGGCGGAGATCTTCCTGTGCACCGCGCGCGGGCCGGAGGGCTTCGAGAAGGAGGTCGTGATCAAGCGCGTGCGGTCGTTCCTCGCGAGCGACCCGGACTTCGTGCAGATGTTCATCGCGGAGGCGCGGCTGGCCTCGCGGCTCAACCACGCCAACGTGGTGCAGATCTTCGACTTCGACAAGCACGAGGACACCTACTACCTGGCGATGGAGTACGTGCGCGGCTGCTCGCTGTGGGAGCTGCGCAAGCGGAGCAAGGAGGCGATGACGCCGATGCCGCCCGTGCTGGTGGCGCACATCGGCGTGGAGGTCGCGCGAGGGCTGCACTACGCCCACCGCCTGCGGGTGAACGGCGAGCTGTTGAACCTGGTGCACCGGGACGTCACGCCGCACAACGTGCTCGTGTCCTACGACGGCGCGGTGAAGCTCACCGACTTCGGCATCGCGAAGGCGGGCAACAAGCTGACGAACCCCGGCGTCCTGAAGGGCAAGTTCGCGTACATGTCGCCCGAGCAGGCCCGGGGCGAGAGCGTGGACGTGCGCACCGACGTCTTCGCGCTGGGCGTGGTGTTGTGGGAGTTGCTCACCGGCGGGCGGCTGTTCCAGGGGGATTCGGAGATCGCCGTCCTGCGCGCGGTGCAGGAGAGCACCATCGTGCCGCCCGCGCGCCTCAACCCGGACGTGCCGCCGGACCTGGACGCCGCCATCCGCCGCGCGCTGGAGCGCGACCTGTCCAAGCGCTTCCAGACGGCGGGGGAGCTGGAGCGCGCGCTGGCGCAGTGCGTGTTGAACCACGCGCGCTCCGTGGATGACACCGACGTGGGCGCGTTCGTCCGTCCGCTGTTCCCCATCGCGGCCAGCAACCAGGCGCTGCCGGCGCTCCCTGAGCGCACCGCGCTGCAGGACGGAGCGCTGCCCGCCCCCGGAGAGCCGCCCCGCGAGCCCACGGCGGTGATGCCGTCGCGCGAGCACGCCTCGGGAGCGAAGCGGGGCGTCTCGCCGGACGAGGACCGCCACGGGACGACGCTGGTGCTGTCGCGGGACGAGCCGGCGCAGAACGGCCGTCCTCCGCAGCCCACGCCGCAGATGCCGTTGCAGTCCATGGGAAGGGAAGCGCCGCTCGCCAGGCGCAGCGAATCCCGCGAGGTCCCCGCCGCCAGGGACAGGGCCGCCGAGGACGACGGTGCATCCGCGAGCCATTCCGAGGACTGGGCCGGCTCTTCCGAGGACGACAGTGCGTCCGCGAACCATTCCGAGGACTGGGACGGCTCTTCCGCCGCCGGTGCGCTCGCGAGCCATTCCGAGGACTGGGCTGGCTCTTCCGACGCCGGTGCGCCCGCGAGCCGCCGCTCCGAGGACGGAGGCTCGCGGTCCGCAGCTTCCGCGCGCCGGGCGGAGGCCTCGAGCCGCAAGCCCGACACTGCCTCCGAGCGCCAGGCCGGTGCCTCCGGCAGGCCCGATACCGCCTCCGCACGCCGGGCCGGTTCCTCCGGCAAGGCCGACGCCGCTGCCGCGAGCCGGGGCGCGCTCGTCGGTGACGACCTCTCCGGAGCCGATGACCGGGAGCTCGACACGGTCTCCGCCACCGAGCCGGGGCCCCCCGTCGCGCCGGGCCGCAAGCGCGCCCTGTGGGCCGGAGCCGCCGCGCTGGGCCTCGCGGGCCTCGTGGGCGTCCTCGCCGTGGCGCGCTCGAACACCGGTGCCCGGGACGCGGGGCAGGGGAGCCCTCCCGCCCAGGCCACGGCCCCGGCGGTGACCCCTCCGCCCACGACGGCCCCCGCCGCGAACCCGCCTCCGGCCGAACCCGCCCGCGCGCCTTCCACGGAGGCCGTCAACGCGGAGCTGGAAGGGCAGCGGCGCGAAGCCGCCCTGACGCCGCCCCCGTCCACCGAACCGGCCACCCCCGCCGCGACGCCCACGGCGGACCCCGCCACGGAGCCGCCCGCCGCGGAGGCGGCGAAGGCCATGGGCACGCTCCAGGTGAAGGCCACCCCCTACGCCACCGTCTTCCTGGGCGCGAAGCGGCTCGGGGACGTGCAGGGCCGCGCGTCCTACAAGGTGCCGGCCGGCACGTACTCCGTGACCTTCCAGCACCCGACCAGCAAGAAGACGTTCACCGTCGTCGTCCCCGCCGACGGCACCGTGCAGCAGGAGTTCCGCGCGTCCCGCGGCCGCTGA
- a CDS encoding protein kinase domain-containing protein: protein MSIETYGSYQLLKRLATGGMAQIYLARRPGSDAPDKLLVLKRILPHLSENDEFVRMFLDEARIAARLAHPNVVQIYDLGAEGDTFFIAMEYIHGVDARRLWKRSETAGRPLPVPLVCRILLEACAGLDYAHKKTDAAGRPLGIVHRDVSPQNILVTFDGGVKVVDFGIAKAADQATVTRSGVLKGKYSYMSPEQASGQRVDRRSDVFALGVVLHELLTGGRLFKRHSDMLTLSAVAECNVPAPSQVAPRVPVELDAIVLKALAKDPEARYQHAQELQRALEGWLASQPQPCGTPADLAGFMRELYADRLTEEARSGEVQVTDEEAGVAPPAAPRRSVMRPATPPARTENEPTTTLRPNRPSRPSGKVEARRDDAEGDGARSEVRGPDTRPEGRNAEARVDARNAEARGVDARPEPRSEVRNADPRGDARTVDARPEPRSEVRNADPRMDARAVDARPEPRSEVRNAEPARGMTGSRRALESPPSRSTRPVRLEEPSLPTVTQDEDGPTLAMVDTQRKLSGGFQIEEDGPTLAMVDTQGKLSGAFQIEEDGPTLAMVDTQGKISGAFQIEEDGPTLDQRSMTTLTQDDEDDSTLDMRAVSRADVDEGPTQDMRAVPRSEIPVPRPGGPTPSGEHRGHRLPVPAPHATFEEMTASTAPRSASRAPMPPPARTGTLTEQSAVEPPKRRGLLYGAIVLVAILVGVGLVWSLGPGASGVHVESEPTGARVVFEDRVLPERTPLTLPTVKPGRYWVVLIKEGYRELRTQIVIPPSGRLDVGPLKLMPMPSSGKPGTEPPAPAPPAPEPGVGPSGVADPRAPDAATPEVKQAQESPGAQAPAPGGKAPVATAATVVPAAEVRDAARAAERAASVSFVVTPWAEVSCNGRKLGETPFQPVELRVGLYDCKFTNPELKRTVSRRIEVRPIDLNVVTVKFE, encoded by the coding sequence GTGTCCATCGAAACCTACGGCAGCTACCAGCTCCTGAAGCGCCTCGCCACGGGCGGCATGGCGCAGATCTACCTCGCGCGCCGGCCGGGTTCGGATGCTCCGGACAAGCTGCTGGTGTTGAAGCGGATCCTCCCGCACCTGTCGGAGAACGACGAGTTCGTCCGGATGTTCCTGGACGAGGCGCGGATCGCGGCCCGGCTCGCGCACCCCAACGTGGTGCAGATCTACGACCTGGGGGCGGAGGGGGACACCTTCTTCATCGCCATGGAGTACATCCATGGGGTGGACGCGCGCCGGCTCTGGAAGCGCTCGGAGACGGCGGGGCGTCCGCTGCCGGTTCCCCTGGTGTGCCGCATCCTGCTGGAGGCGTGCGCGGGGCTGGACTACGCGCACAAGAAGACGGACGCGGCGGGGCGCCCGCTGGGCATCGTGCACCGGGACGTGTCACCGCAGAACATCCTGGTGACGTTCGACGGTGGCGTGAAGGTGGTGGACTTCGGCATCGCGAAGGCGGCGGATCAGGCCACCGTCACGCGCTCCGGGGTGCTCAAGGGCAAGTATTCGTACATGTCGCCGGAGCAGGCCTCCGGGCAGCGCGTGGACCGGCGCTCGGACGTGTTCGCGCTGGGCGTGGTGCTGCATGAGCTGTTGACCGGGGGGCGCCTCTTCAAGCGCCACAGCGACATGCTGACCCTGTCGGCGGTGGCGGAGTGCAACGTCCCGGCGCCGTCGCAGGTGGCGCCCCGGGTGCCGGTGGAGCTGGACGCCATCGTGCTCAAGGCGCTCGCGAAGGATCCGGAGGCGCGCTACCAGCACGCGCAGGAGCTGCAGCGGGCGCTGGAGGGGTGGCTCGCGTCGCAGCCGCAGCCGTGTGGCACGCCCGCGGACCTGGCCGGGTTCATGCGGGAGCTGTACGCGGACCGGCTCACGGAGGAGGCGCGCTCCGGCGAGGTGCAGGTGACGGACGAGGAGGCGGGGGTGGCTCCGCCGGCCGCGCCGCGCCGTTCGGTGATGCGGCCGGCGACACCGCCCGCGCGCACGGAGAACGAGCCCACCACCACGCTGCGTCCGAACCGGCCCAGCCGCCCCAGCGGGAAGGTGGAGGCGCGCCGCGATGACGCGGAAGGAGACGGGGCGCGCTCGGAGGTCCGCGGCCCGGACACCCGTCCGGAGGGCCGCAACGCGGAGGCGCGGGTGGACGCGCGCAACGCGGAGGCCCGGGGTGTCGACGCCCGGCCGGAGCCCCGCTCGGAGGTCCGCAACGCCGACCCGCGAGGGGATGCCCGCACCGTCGATGCCCGGCCGGAGCCGCGCTCCGAAGTTCGCAACGCCGACCCGCGCATGGATGCCCGCGCCGTCGATGCCCGGCCGGAGCCGCGTTCGGAGGTCCGCAACGCCGAGCCCGCCCGGGGCATGACGGGCTCTCGGCGGGCCCTGGAGTCGCCGCCCTCGCGGAGCACCCGGCCGGTGCGACTGGAGGAGCCCTCCCTTCCGACGGTGACGCAGGACGAGGACGGTCCCACGCTCGCGATGGTGGACACGCAGCGGAAGCTCTCCGGCGGGTTCCAGATCGAGGAGGACGGCCCCACGCTCGCGATGGTGGACACGCAGGGGAAGCTCTCCGGCGCGTTCCAGATCGAGGAGGACGGTCCCACGCTCGCGATGGTCGACACGCAGGGGAAGATCTCTGGCGCGTTCCAGATCGAGGAGGACGGTCCCACGCTGGATCAGCGCTCCATGACGACGCTGACCCAGGATGACGAGGACGACTCGACCCTGGACATGCGCGCGGTCTCCCGCGCGGACGTGGACGAAGGCCCCACGCAGGACATGCGCGCCGTGCCGCGCTCCGAGATTCCAGTCCCTCGTCCGGGCGGGCCCACGCCGTCCGGCGAACACCGGGGCCACCGGCTCCCCGTGCCCGCGCCCCACGCGACCTTCGAGGAGATGACCGCGTCCACCGCGCCGCGCTCCGCGTCCCGCGCGCCCATGCCGCCGCCGGCCCGCACCGGCACGCTCACCGAGCAGTCCGCCGTGGAGCCACCGAAGCGCCGGGGGCTCCTGTACGGCGCCATCGTGCTCGTCGCGATCCTGGTGGGCGTGGGCCTCGTGTGGAGCCTGGGGCCGGGTGCCAGCGGCGTGCACGTGGAGTCCGAACCCACTGGCGCGCGCGTCGTGTTCGAGGACCGGGTGCTCCCGGAGCGCACGCCGCTGACGCTGCCGACGGTGAAGCCCGGCCGCTACTGGGTCGTGCTCATCAAGGAAGGCTACCGCGAGCTGCGCACGCAGATCGTCATCCCGCCGTCCGGCCGGCTGGACGTGGGGCCGCTGAAGCTCATGCCGATGCCGTCGTCCGGGAAGCCCGGCACGGAGCCGCCCGCGCCGGCGCCCCCGGCACCGGAGCCCGGCGTCGGACCTTCCGGCGTGGCCGATCCCCGTGCGCCGGACGCCGCCACCCCCGAAGTGAAGCAGGCCCAGGAGTCCCCGGGCGCCCAGGCTCCCGCGCCGGGGGGGAAGGCCCCCGTCGCCACGGCGGCCACGGTGGTGCCCGCGGCGGAGGTGCGTGACGCCGCGCGCGCCGCGGAGCGGGCCGCGTCGGTGAGCTTCGTGGTGACGCCCTGGGCGGAGGTGTCCTGCAACGGCCGCAAGCTGGGGGAGACGCCGTTCCAGCCGGTGGAGCTGCGGGTGGGCCTCTATGACTGCAAGTTCACCAACCCCGAGCTGAAGCGCACCGTCAGCCGCCGCATCGAGGTGCGTCCCATCGACCTCAACGTGGTGACGGTCAAGTTCGAGTAG
- a CDS encoding choice-of-anchor D domain-containing protein produces MTGRWGLLGLVVVGLLSGCADRERSSLADGRLTATPGGVDFARVAVFDARESTVTLRNVGRARITVDEAWVEGPEGAYKAEFTHEGPHSLVPGSECTLKVRFAPLAQGGLPAVLVVRSDTRIEPLMRIPLNGAGVDAWARVTPRALDFGRIEADSTKTLGVTLDNPTELPVVVTPKLVGADKDEFVAAPLTVNPGERVELPLTFNPVKVGKKQVALAISPCTGCADVPVTVTAESLERAVVAEPEVVDFGAVPVDRDAIKASSLRNISTEPVTVTSLVLDGTDASFSQNNTGLPLVLQPGEVRAFEIRYSPGHMGAATDRAVYTVVSKRHPTLPVPLRGFGGASELCVSPMMHDFGEQPLGSKVRVVVNVKNCGTDNAGPLTINTLDWTPDATGAQLQFNHKPVALPFTLPANGELNLEVFYEPMREGSASGALVMTTSAFSAATVQLDFFGSAKAHAPCDLTVTPELVDFGTIQPGRGAVLGVKLENKGTDLCPVKNIRVANDGGGVFKMPGGELFGGIIYPGDWFSFQVAFQAPFTGGNFAGELQVEQYNPVTPVRQVPLLANSQATCLVASPWYLDFGLGRKDCRPAPREVNYLNACTTPVTISNVFIGPGTTDTEFELLDHPAPPAFELAPGESFTVGVDYLSQVTGMNLSPLYVDSSDLPIPLMVPLIGESSKKTDKTDNFVQQDVSKVDVLFVVDNTASMVEEHPKLVSAIPAFVDAARNKAVDVNMAVTTTGISAVSGACPGGALGGEAGRFFPADNSRQRILTLNTANVTQVLQQNVQVGQCAQVEQGFEAMRRALTSPLVNNVDDPRTPLANDGNAGFLRDSAALVVVFVGDEDDHSPDAVATYVQWAQQRKGENQPQRATFFAIAPTKTSCATAGGTGTRYADAAAQTGGEVLNVCAADYAPLLRQVANKAFSAQDRFPLSEEPDAGTVVVSVNGTATTSGWTYDAATNSVVFSVVPPPGSKVAITYRRACAND; encoded by the coding sequence ATGACGGGGCGCTGGGGCCTGCTGGGCTTGGTGGTGGTGGGACTGCTGTCGGGCTGCGCGGACCGGGAGCGCTCGTCGCTCGCGGATGGCCGGCTGACGGCGACGCCGGGCGGCGTCGACTTCGCGCGGGTGGCTGTTTTCGACGCTCGCGAATCCACGGTGACGTTGCGCAACGTGGGCCGCGCGCGCATCACGGTGGACGAGGCCTGGGTGGAGGGGCCGGAGGGCGCCTACAAGGCCGAGTTCACCCACGAGGGGCCTCACAGCCTGGTGCCGGGCAGCGAGTGCACGCTGAAGGTGCGCTTCGCGCCGCTGGCGCAAGGCGGCCTGCCCGCGGTGCTGGTGGTGCGCTCGGACACGCGCATCGAGCCCTTGATGCGCATCCCGCTCAACGGCGCCGGCGTGGACGCGTGGGCGCGGGTGACGCCGCGAGCGCTGGACTTCGGCCGCATCGAGGCGGACTCCACCAAGACGCTGGGCGTGACGCTGGACAACCCCACGGAGCTGCCCGTGGTGGTGACGCCCAAGCTGGTGGGCGCGGACAAGGATGAGTTCGTCGCGGCGCCGCTGACGGTGAACCCGGGCGAGCGCGTGGAATTGCCCCTCACCTTCAACCCGGTGAAGGTGGGCAAGAAGCAGGTCGCCCTGGCCATCTCGCCCTGCACCGGGTGCGCGGACGTGCCGGTGACGGTGACGGCGGAGTCGCTGGAGCGCGCGGTGGTGGCGGAGCCGGAGGTGGTGGACTTCGGCGCGGTGCCGGTGGACCGCGACGCCATCAAGGCCTCCAGCCTGCGCAACATCAGCACGGAGCCGGTGACGGTGACGTCGCTCGTGCTGGATGGCACGGACGCGTCCTTCAGCCAGAACAACACGGGCCTGCCGCTGGTGCTCCAGCCGGGCGAGGTGCGCGCCTTCGAGATCCGCTACAGCCCCGGCCACATGGGCGCGGCCACGGACCGCGCCGTCTACACCGTGGTGAGCAAGCGCCACCCCACGCTGCCCGTGCCGCTGCGCGGCTTTGGCGGCGCGTCCGAGCTGTGCGTGTCGCCGATGATGCACGACTTCGGCGAGCAGCCGCTGGGCTCCAAGGTGCGCGTGGTGGTCAACGTGAAGAACTGCGGCACGGACAACGCGGGGCCGCTGACCATCAACACGCTGGACTGGACGCCGGACGCCACGGGCGCCCAGCTCCAGTTCAACCACAAGCCGGTGGCGCTGCCGTTCACCCTGCCGGCCAACGGCGAGCTCAACCTGGAGGTCTTCTACGAGCCCATGCGCGAGGGCAGCGCGTCCGGCGCGCTGGTGATGACCACGAGCGCGTTCTCCGCGGCCACCGTGCAGCTGGACTTCTTCGGCAGCGCGAAGGCGCACGCGCCGTGTGACCTGACCGTCACGCCGGAGCTGGTGGACTTCGGCACCATTCAGCCGGGCCGCGGCGCGGTGCTGGGCGTGAAGCTGGAGAACAAGGGCACGGACCTGTGCCCCGTGAAGAACATCCGCGTCGCCAACGACGGCGGCGGCGTGTTCAAGATGCCCGGCGGCGAGCTCTTCGGCGGCATCATCTACCCGGGCGACTGGTTCAGCTTCCAGGTGGCGTTCCAGGCGCCCTTCACCGGCGGCAACTTCGCGGGGGAGCTGCAGGTGGAGCAGTACAACCCGGTGACGCCGGTGCGGCAGGTGCCGCTGCTGGCGAACTCGCAGGCGACGTGCCTGGTGGCCTCGCCCTGGTACCTGGACTTCGGCCTGGGCCGCAAGGACTGCCGCCCGGCGCCGCGCGAGGTGAACTACCTCAACGCGTGCACCACGCCCGTCACCATCTCCAACGTCTTCATCGGGCCGGGCACGACGGACACGGAGTTCGAGCTGCTGGACCACCCGGCGCCGCCCGCGTTCGAGCTTGCGCCGGGCGAGTCCTTCACGGTGGGCGTGGACTACCTGTCGCAGGTGACGGGCATGAACCTGTCGCCGCTCTACGTGGACTCCAGCGACCTGCCCATCCCGCTGATGGTGCCGCTCATCGGTGAGTCGTCGAAGAAGACGGACAAGACGGACAACTTCGTGCAGCAGGACGTGAGCAAGGTGGACGTGCTGTTCGTCGTGGACAACACGGCGTCCATGGTCGAGGAGCACCCGAAGCTCGTGTCCGCCATCCCCGCGTTCGTGGACGCCGCGCGCAACAAGGCGGTGGACGTGAACATGGCGGTGACGACGACGGGCATCTCCGCGGTGTCCGGCGCGTGCCCGGGCGGCGCGCTGGGTGGCGAGGCCGGCCGCTTCTTCCCGGCGGACAACAGCCGCCAGCGCATCCTCACCCTGAACACGGCCAACGTGACGCAGGTGCTCCAGCAGAACGTGCAGGTGGGCCAGTGCGCCCAGGTGGAGCAGGGCTTTGAAGCGATGCGCCGCGCGCTCACGTCCCCGCTGGTGAACAACGTGGATGATCCGCGCACGCCGCTGGCCAACGACGGCAACGCGGGCTTCCTGCGCGACTCGGCGGCGCTGGTGGTGGTGTTCGTGGGCGACGAGGACGACCACTCGCCGGACGCGGTCGCCACGTACGTGCAGTGGGCGCAGCAGCGCAAGGGTGAGAACCAGCCGCAGCGGGCCACGTTCTTCGCCATCGCGCCCACCAAGACGTCCTGCGCCACGGCGGGCGGCACCGGCACCCGGTACGCGGACGCGGCGGCGCAGACGGGCGGCGAGGTGCTCAACGTCTGCGCGGCGGACTACGCGCCGCTGCTGCGGCAGGTGGCCAACAAGGCGTTCAGCGCGCAGGACCGCTTCCCGCTGAGCGAGGAGCCGGACGCGGGCACGGTGGTGGTGAGCGTCAACGGCACCGCGACCACCAGCGGCTGGACCTACGACGCGGCGACCAACAGCGTGGTGTTCAGCGTGGTGCCGCCGCCGGGCTCCAAGGTGGCCATCACCTACCGCCGCGCCTGCGCCAACGACTGA
- a CDS encoding CDP-alcohol phosphatidyltransferase family protein, which produces MTPEPSSPPAARRQRRHFSMIRTFVLADFVTLGNGFAGAGAILAAMQSLATNNPRWLWVAFCLMPVALAMDVADGRIARWRFRKSPLGADLDSLADVISFGMAPAALAFAVGLRGNLDVAALLYFVACGISRLARFNVTSAELSDGTGKVKYFEGTPIPTSLLLVMVLAAATWQGRIGEALWGGVWNLGPLTLHPLALLYVASGSAMISKTLRIPKF; this is translated from the coding sequence ATGACGCCCGAGCCCTCGTCGCCGCCCGCGGCCCGCCGCCAGCGCCGCCACTTCTCCATGATTCGCACCTTCGTGCTGGCGGACTTCGTCACGCTCGGCAACGGCTTCGCCGGCGCGGGGGCCATCCTGGCGGCCATGCAGTCGCTGGCCACGAACAACCCACGCTGGCTGTGGGTGGCGTTCTGCCTGATGCCGGTGGCGCTGGCCATGGACGTGGCGGACGGCCGCATCGCGCGGTGGCGCTTCCGCAAGTCACCGCTGGGCGCGGACCTGGACTCGCTGGCGGACGTCATCTCCTTTGGCATGGCGCCCGCGGCGCTGGCGTTCGCGGTGGGCCTGCGCGGCAACCTGGACGTGGCGGCGCTGCTCTACTTCGTCGCGTGCGGCATCAGCCGCCTGGCGCGCTTCAACGTCACGTCCGCGGAGCTGTCCGACGGAACCGGCAAGGTGAAGTACTTCGAGGGCACGCCCATCCCCACCAGCCTGCTGCTGGTGATGGTGCTGGCGGCGGCCACCTGGCAGGGCCGCATTGGCGAAGCGCTGTGGGGCGGGGTGTGGAACCTGGGACCGCTCACGCTGCACCCGCTGGCGCTGCTCTACGTGGCCAGCGGCAGCGCGATGATCAGCAAGACGTTGCGGATTCCGAAATTCTGA